Proteins encoded by one window of Culicoides brevitarsis isolate CSIRO-B50_1 chromosome 2, AGI_CSIRO_Cbre_v1, whole genome shotgun sequence:
- the LOC134831182 gene encoding uncharacterized protein LOC134831182, which yields MYPSFPLLRPTVILATIFTTIQSLAWIAGSITSIIAYYCQINVEVTKENVVKSILGLTMYRQYFKNDECLSRNFNDSIFSVLDDVQTVSPVDIHAISWTFLTISFFWFVAGLLLVIYVTKYRLKNANFFIYFWIFNTLIVSIADVVVGIFMSRDYFNLSNKIEDLTFEYETAEKITVLLTARTVSWLMIAISFRGFVLWLINVSLALYMIRHVFAIQHHNQVRSGFDNHGYIHNETRHKNHILGYDAFAPKAFYGNSDSLTEIPRPKITKAQTLNNHQRAAVLSLHLNHNPDKEFSYLEGGRTRPSSAFVRGYNNKKSPRPDYSPTLPRALRLPDSIIDEHPQAVLRQSKNLRRF from the exons ATGTATCCATCGTTCCCACTTTTGAGACCTACTGTCATTTTAGCGACAATTTTTACAact attcAGTCCCTTGCATGGATAGCTGGCTCTATTACCTCAATTATCGCCTATTATTGCCAAATAAATGTCGAAGTGACGAAAGAAAATGTTGTGAAATCGATTTTAGGCCTTACCATGTATCGACAATACTTCAAAAACGACGAATGCCTCTCCCGGAATTTCAATGATTCGATTTTTTCTGTCTTGGATGACGTTCAAACTGTGAGCCCAGTTGATATACATGCGATTTCGTGGACTTTTTTGACAATCAGCTTCTTTTGGTTCGTCGCAGGATTACTTTTAGTCATTTACGTCACAAAATATCGCTTGAAAAAtgcgaattttttcatttatttttggatttttaacaCTTTGATCGTCTCAATTGCGGATGTTGTCGTTGGAATTTTCATGTCACGAGACTATTTTAATCTTTCG aatAAAATAGAAGACCTCACTTTTGAATACGAAACTGCCGAAAAAATCACCGTTTTACTCACAGCTCGAACAGTTTCGTGGCTCATGATCGCCATTTCCTTCCGTGGCTTCGTTTTGTGGCTGATAAATGTCTCCTTAGCACTTTACATGATTCGTCATGTCTTTGCCATTCAACATCATAACCAAGTGAGATCAGGATTTGATAATCATGGCTACATTCATAACGAAACTCGGcataaaaatcacattttgggCTATGACGCatt tgccCCAAAAGCATTTTACGGCAACAGTGATTCACTCACAGAAATTCCGCGACCCAAAATTACGAAAGCCCAAACGTTGAACAATCATCAAAGAGCCGCTGTTCTGTCGTTGCACTTAAATCACAATCCAGACAAGGAATTTTCCTATCTCGAAGGAGGCAGAACAAGACCATCCAGTGCCTTTGTTCGaggttacaacaacaaaaaatcgccAAGACCGGATTACAGTCCAACGTTACCGAGAGCTCTGAGATTGCCGGATAGCATAATCGATGAACATCCACAAGCGGTGTTGAGACAATCCAAAAATTTGCGTCGAttttag